The following are encoded together in the Lathyrus oleraceus cultivar Zhongwan6 chromosome 3, CAAS_Psat_ZW6_1.0, whole genome shotgun sequence genome:
- the LOC127125880 gene encoding uncharacterized protein LOC127125880, whose protein sequence is MSVLHLRNSRVSRLFLISFIIFFTYFPGLVLSAVVTLSSIEIFTTHDWLRATPTVYFRCTGDNKTFLPDVKKKHVVYAFKGEESWQPMTEFIGRKCKRCGFYEKDSILNDDEFDEWELCPSDFSAPDGNYVHFKEKEFNATFLCPECLLFSNNVTMSAPEGDHKKKGKNVGAIILLTVLVSAVLIMGAVGAYKYWQKRKREQDQARFLKLFDEGDDIEDELGLGPML, encoded by the exons ATGTCCGTTCTTCATCTGCGAAATTCTAGGGTTTCTCGCCTCTTCCTAATCTCCTTCATAATTTTCTTCACCTATTTCCCAG GTTTGGTGTTATCCGCGGTGGTGACGCTAAGTTCCATTGAGATCTTCACAACCCATGATTGGCTGAGAGCCACTCCAACTGTGTATTTTCGATGCACCGGCGACAACAAGACTTTTTTACCTGATGTCAAGAAAAAACATGTCGTTTATGCTTTTAAGGGAGAAGAGTCTTGGCAG CCTATGACTGAATTTATAGGTAGAAAATGCAAGCGATGTGGATTCTATGAGAAAGACAGCATTCTTAATGATGATGAATTTGATGAGTGGGAGCTGTGCCCTTCTGATTTTTCCGCACCTGATGGCAATTATGTTCACTTCAAGGAAAAAGAATTTAATGCTACTTTTCTATGCCCTGAATGCCTACTTTTTTCTAATAATG TTACTATGTCCGCACCTGAGGGGGATCataaaaaaaagggaaaaaatgtAGGAGCTATCATTTTGCTTACCGTTTTGGTCTCTGCCGTGTTGATCATGGGAGCTGTGGGTGCATATAAATACTGGCAAAAGAGGAAGAGAGAACAGGATCAGGC
- the LOC127125881 gene encoding uncharacterized protein LOC127125881 gives METLQALQAQVLQLQKDNERYRCMEKCSSQLKETSEKASINCQNKFPEGISSCQLYLSSPTYRLVGKGKVHNTSGDLLHHRPLPDGHLKVSVDVVLDKDALLPIPDIVSETTFLRDAIGSFVAWPLDLIFIDDETPTKPASKDRGILRHNESVASQKEVFAQGSQQLSQKIGSRQKNKRDLPVTSLPKKGAFVPRYQISLETLVDSSDMATAGAIRLLDMEEDIFGYSCTETIGKEDLEHIFRHQELGVGVIHTYIRFLYDNFMRGNDQLSNRFRFVSSSLVNKALICREPDSCREYLVKRFMASSTNNLYLWPYNSGLDFNSKFILIFNCFFYVKKFHINFCFNL, from the exons atggAGACGTTGCAGGCATTACAAGCGCAAGTTCTTCAATTGCAAAAGGATAATGAGAGATATAGGTGTATGGAAAAGTGCAGTTCACAGTTGAAAGAAACTAGTGAGAAAGCCAGTATCAATTGTCAAAAtaaatttcccgag ggcatttcatCTTGTCAGCTATACTTATCGTCACCGACTTATCGCctagttggcaagggaaaagtgcacaacacttcgggaGATTTACTTCACCATAGACCGCTCCCGGATGGACACCTTAAAGTATCGGTTGATGTTGTATTAGATAAGGATGCGTTGCTACCGATACCTGACATTGTTTCAGAGACAACATTCCTGCGAGATGCAATAGGATCATTTGTTGCATGGCCCTTGGATCTCATTTTCATTGATGATGAG ACGCCTACAAAACCCGCATCTAAGGATAGAGGGATTTTGCGGCACAACGAgtctgttgcatcacaaaaagaG GTATTTGCTCAAGGGTCACAACAACTGAGCCAGAAAATTGGTAGTCGACAGAAAAACAAAAGGGATCTTCCAGTGACTTCTTTGCCAAAAAAAGGTGCTTTTGTGCCTCGATACCAGATATCTCTTGAAACACTTGTTGACTCATCAGATATGGCAACAGCTGGTGCTATTCGCTTACTGGATATGGAGGAAGATATCTTTGGTTATTCATGCACTGAAACAATCGGAAAAGAAGATCTGGAACATATTTTTCGGCATCAAGAATTAGGCGTCGGTGTTATACACACATACATCCG GTTCTTGTATGACAATTTCATGCGCGGGAATGATCAATTGTCAAACAGATTCCGTTTCGTGTCTTCCTCCCTGGTCAACAAAGCATTAATTTGTAGGGAACCGGATTCATGTAGAGAGTACTTAGTCAAGAGATTCATGGCCAGCAGTACAAACAACTTGTATCTTTGGCCGTATAATTCAGGGTTAGATTTTAATTCTAAGTTTATTCTAATCTTTAATTGTTTCTTTTACGTAAAAAAATTCCAtataaacttttgttttaatttatag
- the LOC127125883 gene encoding protein ALUMINUM SENSITIVE 3 isoform X2, producing MVKPVCATAVVFLAVALSFSQKLGLEVEMIVAVLRAFLQLSIIGFVLQFIFNQENSGWILLAYLFMVSIAGYTAGQRAKQVPRGKYVAGASILTGTAITMFVLVALSVFPFTPRYIIPVAGMMVGNSMTVTGVTMKRLRDDIKAQINLVETALALGATPRQATHQQVKRALIIALSPVVDNTKTVGLISLPGAMTGLIMGGASPLEAIQLQIVVMNMMIGAATISSIMATYLCWPAFFTKAYQLETKVFST from the exons ATGGTGAAACCAGTTTGCGCCACCGCAGTAGTGTTTCTTGCAGTAGCCTTGTCCTTCTCTCAGAAACTCGGTCTCGAAGTGGAGATGATTGTTGCTGTTCTTAGAGCTTTTCTTCAACTCTCAATAATTGGCTTTGTTCTGCAATTCATTTTCAATCAAGAAAACTCTGGATGGATCCTCCTAGCATACCTTTTCATG GTATCTATTGCCGGTTATACAGCGGGTCAGCGCGCAAAACAAGTACCTCGAGGAAAATATGTTGCAGGAGCTTCAATTTTAACCGGAACTGCCATAACCATGTTTGTTCTAGTAGCACTTAGCGTCTTCCCTTTCACTCCCAGATATATAATACCCGTCGCCGGGATGATGGTTGGAAATTCCATGACAGTAACCGGAGTTACCATGAAAAGACTCCGCGACGACATCAAAGCACAAATCAATTTG GTTGAGACGGCATTGGCTCTTGGTGCAACCCCAAGACAAGCAACCCATCAACAAGTGAAAAGGGCGTTGATTATAGCACTTTCTCCAGTGGTGGATAACACAAAAACAGTGGGTTTGATATCTCTTCCAGGGGCTATGACTGGTCTTATAATGGGAGGGGCTTCACCGTTGGAAGCCATTCAGTTACAGATTGTGGTGATGAATATGATGATTGGAGCTGCAACTATTAGTAGTATAATGGCTACATACTTATGTTGGCCAGCATTTTTCACCAAGGCCTATCAATTGGAAACCAAAGTATTTTCAACTTGA
- the LOC127125883 gene encoding protein ALUMINUM SENSITIVE 3 isoform X1, with translation MESVLLKSMLVQNHTLQQQFPFVSMDLSWLTEFLKGMVKPVCATAVVFLAVALSFSQKLGLEVEMIVAVLRAFLQLSIIGFVLQFIFNQENSGWILLAYLFMVSIAGYTAGQRAKQVPRGKYVAGASILTGTAITMFVLVALSVFPFTPRYIIPVAGMMVGNSMTVTGVTMKRLRDDIKAQINLVETALALGATPRQATHQQVKRALIIALSPVVDNTKTVGLISLPGAMTGLIMGGASPLEAIQLQIVVMNMMIGAATISSIMATYLCWPAFFTKAYQLETKVFST, from the exons ATGGAATCTGTTTTACTCAAATCCATGTTAGTCCAGAACCATACATTACAGCAGCAATTTCCTTTTGTATCCATGGATTTGTCATGGTTGACAGAGTTTCTTAAAGGCATGGTGAAACCAGTTTGCGCCACCGCAGTAGTGTTTCTTGCAGTAGCCTTGTCCTTCTCTCAGAAACTCGGTCTCGAAGTGGAGATGATTGTTGCTGTTCTTAGAGCTTTTCTTCAACTCTCAATAATTGGCTTTGTTCTGCAATTCATTTTCAATCAAGAAAACTCTGGATGGATCCTCCTAGCATACCTTTTCATG GTATCTATTGCCGGTTATACAGCGGGTCAGCGCGCAAAACAAGTACCTCGAGGAAAATATGTTGCAGGAGCTTCAATTTTAACCGGAACTGCCATAACCATGTTTGTTCTAGTAGCACTTAGCGTCTTCCCTTTCACTCCCAGATATATAATACCCGTCGCCGGGATGATGGTTGGAAATTCCATGACAGTAACCGGAGTTACCATGAAAAGACTCCGCGACGACATCAAAGCACAAATCAATTTG GTTGAGACGGCATTGGCTCTTGGTGCAACCCCAAGACAAGCAACCCATCAACAAGTGAAAAGGGCGTTGATTATAGCACTTTCTCCAGTGGTGGATAACACAAAAACAGTGGGTTTGATATCTCTTCCAGGGGCTATGACTGGTCTTATAATGGGAGGGGCTTCACCGTTGGAAGCCATTCAGTTACAGATTGTGGTGATGAATATGATGATTGGAGCTGCAACTATTAGTAGTATAATGGCTACATACTTATGTTGGCCAGCATTTTTCACCAAGGCCTATCAATTGGAAACCAAAGTATTTTCAACTTGA